The Brachyhypopomus gauderio isolate BG-103 chromosome 2, BGAUD_0.2, whole genome shotgun sequence genome contains a region encoding:
- the socs1a gene encoding suppressor of cytokine signaling 1a, giving the protein MVAHSSVNDSPGTAERRELVSPRHAATTPETHFRSFRNESDFKIIVETTSMLEESGFYWGPMTVDEAHRRLKKEPLGTFLIRDSQQKDVFFTLSYKAPNGPASIRITFQDSRFSLPGSKDTFETLFELLQNYTSSGKRSLGKPYRKAAVQSLQELCRRKIMETCGGKQAIDSIPVIPTMKNFLRSFPYQL; this is encoded by the coding sequence ATGGTGGCGCACAGCTCAGTGAATGACAGTCCAGGCACAGCAGAGCGCAGAGAGCTGGTCTCCCCGAGGCACGCGGCCACTACGCCCGAGACCCACTTCCGCTCCTTCAGGAATGAGAGCGACTTCAAGATCATCGTTGAGACCACCTCCATGCTGGAGGAGAGTGGCTTCTACTGGGGCCCCATGACGGTGGACGAGGCTCACCGCAGACTCAAGAAGGAGCCCCTGGGCACCTTCCTGATCCGTGACAGCCAGCAAAAAGACGTTTTCTTCACGCTCAGTTACAAGGCGCCCAACGGGCCCGCCAGCATCCGGATTACCTTCCAGGACTCTCGGTTCAGCCTGCCAGGCAGCAAGGACACGTTCGAGACCCTGTTCGAACTGCTACAGAACTACACCAGCTCGGGCAAGAGGAGCCTGGGGAAACCGTACCGGAAGGCGGCGGTCCAGAGCCTCCAGGAGTTGTGTCGCAGGAAGATCATGGAGACGTGCGGGGGCAAGCAGGCCATCGACAGCATCCCTGTGATCCCCACCATGAAGAACTTCCTCCGCTCGTTCCCGTATCAGTTGTGA